The DNA sequence GGGGAACGTCCGGAACGGGTGTAGATGGGTGGCGTCGGGACGTGTGCCAGGGGTGCAGGGATGCGCGAGGTCAGCCGCAGGAAAGGGAGAGCTGGGAAGGGTCGTCGGGTGCGGGGCCGTTGAGGGCGGCCAGCGCCCAACCGTCGGATCCGCGCACGACGTGGCCACGCAGCTCGAGGTCGCGGAGCGCATCTCCGAGGCGAGTGTTGTTGACGCGGAGCTGCTTGCGGAGCGCTGCCCTGGAACGTGGCTCGCCAGCACGTCGGAGCACGGCGCGCACCTGCTCGGCGAGGGGCGTCGGCGGTCTGTCGTCGTCGTGGTGGTCGTCGACGAGCTGGAGCCTGACGGGCTGGCCGTCGCCGCCGGCGAGTGTGAGCAAGATGGGCTCAGGTGCGGGCGCGGCACGGTGTTCGACGGTGAGTCGTAGGCGCTGTTCAGTGTGGCGGACGAGGTAGCAAGCGGAATCGATCCATGCGTGCAGGTCGGAGCTGCCGCGGAGCGCCTGACCGAGGTCGCGTCGAGCGCGCTTGGCCATATGGTGAACGATGAGGACGGCGACGTCGTGACGGCGGTTGAGTTCGCGAAGAAAGCCGAGCAAGCCGGAGACATCTGCAGCACTGTTCTCATCCAAGCGATGCAAACGTACGAGCGGGTCGAGCACGAGCAACTTGGGCCGGAGCGCGGAGATCGTGGCGTCGAGCGCGC is a window from the Gemmatimonadota bacterium genome containing:
- a CDS encoding AAA family ATPase — its product is MTEGRTPGRTPGTPVLPTLRVYAIDAEPDKARWLVRDLWGASAVGVIGGAPKTCKSWLGLDLAVSVASATACLGRFEVLSPGPALVYLAEDGLPRVRERVAQICEHRGISLSGLDLHVVTAPSLRLDIERDRRALDATISALRPKLLVLDPLVRLHRLDENSAADVSGLLGFLRELNRRHDVAVLIVHHMAKRARRDLGQALRGSSDLHAWIDSACYLVRHTEQRLRLTVEHRAAPAPEPILLTLAGGDGQPVRLQLVDDHHDDDRPPTPLAEQVRAVLRRAGEPRSRAALRKQLRVNNTRLGDALRDLELRGHVVRGSDGWALAALNGPAPDDPSQLSLSCG